The Bacteroidia bacterium DNA segment GATTTTCCTGATGTAGATAAAATGAAAAAAAGTACAATGTTTTTTATCCAGCCGGATTATGAAAGCATTGAAGATCTAAGTATGAATAGCGACATCGCTACTCTACATACGACTTTGTTTATTTTTTGCAAAGCAGCTCCAAGTGAAATTCTAATACGGAGAGTTTTTAATTATTACACTGCTTTTTACACTCTATTAAGAAGTAACCAAACACTAAATGGATTTATAGATTTTTCTAAAATCACAGACATGGACTATTATCCTGCTGTTGCTGCGTCCTCTACCACAACAGCCATTGAAGTAAAATTACAACTTCAATGGGCAAAGCAATTTTAAACCAAGGAGATTATTAAATGACAGTTTTTACCGGGACAGGGGCAATGTTGCAATTTGGTAAAGAGACAACTTTTGCTGAAGCTGCAAGCCCTACTAATCTAATCGACTTAACCAGTGAAAGTATTAAAGTCGAAGTTGAAAAAGGAGACGAAGGATCTCTTTTGGCATCAAAAACCCCAATGAGAAAAGACCTGTTGGGAATAAGTGTGGAAGGCTCTATCACCTTTATATTAAAACCTGAAACTGCAGGATTATTGTTTCACGCAGTTATGGGTTCTTCAGATAATTATACCCAGATAGAGTCAACTGAAAGACATAAACACACTTTTACTTTGTGTGAAGCAAATGAGAATCTACCTTCTTTAACCATCGTCATCGATAGAAAAGCAGCTATAAAAAAATATCCGGGTTGTACTATAAGCAGTTTATCTTTGGATTGCGCTGCAGGTGATTATGTTAAAGGAAGTATTGAGTTAAAGGGAACTAAAGAAGAAGTAGGAACTTTAAACCCAACTTTAAAAGGTTTTACAATCCCTTCATACAGATGTACCTCTGCAACATTTTTAATCGCTGATGAGACTTTTGATATCTCAAATGCATCATTAAAAATTGACAACTCACTAGAGGTCGTACCAAAAACTTATTCTTCAGGGTTGTTTTCAGGTAAACCTCTACATGGCAAACGGAGTGTAACAATTAGCTTTGAGATCCCCTACTCCTCTAAGATAGAGCAGCTAAAAGACACTTACTTGCTAAGTGAAACCAATGCATCTATTTTGCTAACATTCACTTCATCAAATCCCGACTATTCAATTGAAATTAGTTTACCAAATGTATCTATCAGTAACGTAGATGCAAACGTTAATGGTAGTGGAATTCTCACTTCGAATGTAGAAGGAGAAGCATTATCAGTTTTAGAACAAGAACCCATAACAGTTACAATCACTGACAAAACTTCAACACCATACGGAGGCTAACAATGTTTATAAAAACAAAAGATTATGAGAAATGTATTCAAAAAGTAAAAATAGAAGTCGGCACCTTTGTCGGATTAGAAAAAGATGAAGATGTCTTTATCACATTAAAAGAGTTGCCAACTATTCAAATGCTACAGCTAAAAGAGGCTTCTGAAAAAGGTGAGAATGAGACACTAATATTTTTGAAGGAGTTACTGCCCTTTATTTTAGTTGATCATAACTTTTTCGAAGATGAATCAACTAAGGTCAAAATGAAAAATGAAGAAGTAGCTAACCTCTTATTTGAATCTTTGAATCTAACTGCAAAAGTAGTTAATGAGTACACGCAAGCTAGTTTTTTTTCCCAAGCACAGAACACAGGCTCCAAATAGCCTCACTCTGTGCTGAAATCTTTAATGGTAGAACAAGTATTGAACTCTATAAGGAATACGGGCATTGGCTTTCTTATATAACAGACATATTTTTGCCAATTTGTGATTCAGAAACTGGAGACTTTAGGCACCTTCCTTTTGAAGGTTCTATTTTTGATCAACCTTATATGACAATGCAAGTTCTTAAGCTTATACAGCTAAATTATCGAAAACATCTAAACGAAAAAGTGAAAAAGCTATCTACTAAAAGATAGCTTTCAGATTATTCAGGAGTAAGTTTATGGCAACTCAAGCCAAAGTTATAATTAAAGGGCAAAACGATATTAGCGGTGCTGTTAAATCTGCTGTGGGTGATTTGTCCTCACTGAAAACTGCTGCTGATAAACTTGGTTCTGCATTGAAAGGTGCATTATCTGTAACTGCTTTAATAGTAGCTGCAAAAAAGCTTAGTGATTCTCTTAAGGTTTGTTTTAATGATTTTACAGAATCTGAAAAAGCCTACAGACAACTTGCTTTAGCTCTAAATGATAGTAGTGCGTATGACAAGGCCACTGCTTTAATTAAAAATCTAAGTCGTCAAAGTACCGCCAGTTCTTCTGATATAGAACAAATGGTGACTCAGCTTGCAGCTTTTGGCAAAAGCTCTGAAGAAATCGAAGCAGTATCTTCTGCTGCAGTTTATCTATCTAATGTCACA contains these protein-coding regions:
- a CDS encoding phage tail tube protein, which translates into the protein MTVFTGTGAMLQFGKETTFAEAASPTNLIDLTSESIKVEVEKGDEGSLLASKTPMRKDLLGISVEGSITFILKPETAGLLFHAVMGSSDNYTQIESTERHKHTFTLCEANENLPSLTIVIDRKAAIKKYPGCTISSLSLDCAAGDYVKGSIELKGTKEEVGTLNPTLKGFTIPSYRCTSATFLIADETFDISNASLKIDNSLEVVPKTYSSGLFSGKPLHGKRSVTISFEIPYSSKIEQLKDTYLLSETNASILLTFTSSNPDYSIEISLPNVSISNVDANVNGSGILTSNVEGEALSVLEQEPITVTITDKTSTPYGG